In the Novosphingobium resinovorum genome, ATGCAGTTCTGCGCGGTAACCGGCAAGATCGTTGTCCGCCGGCACCACGAGCCTTTCCATGCAGGAAGAGATATGGCCCTGCTATAGCCTCTCGGCATCGAACCCGGTGCAGACGGGAAACCCGAGACGAGTTGCGGCCGAGTCCGCATTTTCGACGCCCCCTGCCCTTGAAAACCGGCGGTTCTGCTCGTTCCGTTTGGATCACAAGGCATCCAGAGGATGTCAGATCGCCGACCGGTCGGGTCAGAGGCTGCCAGAGCCGCAGCGCGAATGGACTCCCGGTATCAGCTTAGAGCCCAGCCACCGCCGCTTACCACGTGGGCATCTCGTTCACGCAGTTCGATGTCCAGGCCGAGCAGCAAAACGAGCTCGCCGGCAGTCTCACCAAACAGTCGGTCAAGCGCCCCCATATCAGCCGAAAAATTGGCCGAGAGCGTTTCAATTCTTTCGACGAGATTTCGGGAGGCCCTGGCGAGTATTTTTTCGGCGCCTTGGGGGGGTAGCCCGATGGTTTGGCAAAAGGTCAGAAGATCGCTTCTTGTCAATTCTGCTGGGACTTTCGCATCACCGATGTGGAAGGCAAAATCCTCCCGAAAACCAGCCACGGTCTGAACCGGCACCAGGTCGTAGAAGGGCGCGAGTGTGATCGACCCGCCCGGTCCATGAAGGAGTGCATTGTTCTTCGCATGGTTGTCGTTGTTACCAACCAGCAGATTGAACAGCGTCATACGCAGAAATGTTTCCCTTGACTGCGCAGGCCGATCGGTGGCTTCCAGGATCCTGCCGATCGTTGCTGCGTCGAAACAGCGCGGCGGCGTTCCCTTGCGTTGATACTTGAGTTCTGCCGGAAGACCGGCTGCCTGTGCGAAGTCTTCCTGATGCAGGCGGCGCACCATGCCATCTTCGAGGTGGCGATCGAAACGCCGGATCAGCAGGACATCGAATCCGCCAATCGTACTGGCGACCGAACTGCCGACATTAAATCCACATTCGGCTGCAAGAAGTGTCACAAAGGCCTCGTCGCGTGCCTCGTGACGATGTTGGGGGTCAGGCAGTTTGAGAATATGGGTCGTCGGCGCTCCACTTCCCGGCTTGGGAATGGCGAAACGACCGTCAGGCAATCCTGTGAGCGAGATTTTCGGCCTTACACCTGCTACTGGCGAGGGGTCGCGCAGTTCGCCTGGAAGCGGCCTGCCGGTGGCCAACCGATCGACAATCTCCGCGAATGTAGCCTCGTCCAGCGGATCGTAATCTCCCTGGATACGGCCCGGGCGTTTGATGGGCGGATGGTCGAGCGGGAGGACGCTGACCGCGCCGGCACAGTCCGCTCCAACATGCGCCAGGAGAGCGGCGATGTCGCCGCGATCGATACCCTCGCGTCGTATGACAGTTTCGAGAAGGTTGTTCTCCTGGAGAAGGTTATCGAAGAACGCACGCACCGGCACATCGCCGAACGGCTCGTCACCCAAAGGCAGCGACAAGGACAGGGTATGCTGTGCTGAGTTGGCCAGCCATTCGGGCGTGTAGGCGAAGGCGAGACTGGAATCGTCTGCTTTCACGAGGCGTCCGATCGGCTCTGCCGAGGCTTCCAGCCAGACATTCAAGATCAGCGTCATGAGCTCCTGCTCCGGGCGCTGATGTCTATGCCGGCCGCCAGAGCGCAGGCAATGACCTTGTCGATTTCCAGAGTTCCCTTGCCGCTTTCCAGTTCGGATACGAAACGTCTGCCTACGCCGGCATGCTGGGCGAATTCCGCCTGGTTCAGCTTCATCGCTTTGCGCGCTTTGCGGATCAGGGCTCCAAGGTCTGCAGCGGTGCGTATGCCTGTCGTGGAGCCTTGGGTTTTCGCAGCGACTTTCGGTCTATCATGCGCCGGCTCGAGCGAACCTGTCGCGATGGCCTGGGTCAGTCCTCGAGCTATTTCAACCGCACTTTGTGCTGGTCCCTGCTGGATACGCCGGATGGTGTCCTGAAACAGCGGCTGCTTCAGCTTCTCGATGGCAGCGTTGATATCCGGCATAAAGGGGGCGAGATTCGCCTGATGCACGGCGCTGTCGAGCGACTTTATCAGTGCATCGCGGTCCTGCATCTCGCGCAATAGCCGCGCCGCATCAGTTTCTTTTGGCAAAGCCTTTTGCTCCTTTTCGGGAGCATTGTAAACGGCAAGACAGCTCTATGCAAGATATACTCCCGAACGGGAGCAAATGCAGCGAAATCATACATACTCTGAAGCTTTGCGCCCGCTCAGGAGCATTCTTGAAATCGCTTAACGGGACGGCCGAGATATACTCGCGGCTGGTGTGCGGCCTGCAGCGCGAAAAGCGATGGTCTCACAAGCGCAGGACGACTATCCCGGAAGTGACTAAAAGCTGTGACATGTACATGAAAACGCAAGTCATGGTGCATGAGGAGGAACTGTGCGAAGCGCTCCTTCTGCTTGAGGCGCTCTGTGAAATTCTGCGCAGCGAGGTGACCCTTCCCGAGCGTGTTTTATCGGGACTACCGGGCTCGTACAGGTAGACAGAGCATGACGGAGCAGACAGTTGCGGCGCTCGATCATGCTGGTCGAGAATTGATGTCACGTCAGAATGACCCGCGCGTTGGGTCTTGATGCTTGCGAGCGCAGACGGGAACAAGGATGCTGCGCGGATGGCCGATACAAACGACGGGTGCCGATCCTGGTGAATGCTTTTGACGCGCCAAGCGCAAACTGGAAGCCGCACGAGTTCTCAAGAAGATGCGTAATGAGGCATCGAGGAGAAATGCGATAACGGCGCTACACCGAGTTGAACATGGAAAGGCGTTGAAGCTGGCGGACTTTGAGATTGTATCCCGTAAGGTCGGGCGGCAATTCAAGCGCCTCCTGCATTCCCTGTATCTCGACCGGGTCTGACGTGGGTGAAGCGCCGAACACGCCCCGATCTTGACCCAACCGCTCCCTAAGCTGGAACGCCTTCCCTTGGGAACCGACGACGTCCTTGGGAAAGTGCCTTTCGAAGGGTGGTTTGTTTAGACACGCAGACCCATCACTACAGACGGCTAGTGCAGCACCCATCCCCGGATGGGCGCCGCACAACGTGTCATCCGTTCAGCTTGTCCTTGACCGCCTTGGCCGGGGCAAAGGTAAGCTTACGGGCGGCCTTGATCGTCATCGCCTCGCCGGTTGCCGGATTGCGGCCTTCGCGCTCGGGTGTGTCCTTGATCTTGAACTTGCCGAAGCCGTTGAGCGAGATTTCATCGCCCTTGGCCGCAGCGTCGCCGATCGCGACGAAGACAGCATCGACGATCTTGCGGGCATCGGCCTTCGTGATACCGGCATCGTTCGCGATGGCGTCGGCGAGATCACTGTTGTTCATTGCAGTTCTTCCTGTCGATCGGGCCTGTCGAAACGGTGCCCGAGGTTGTGATTCATACATCGCGCGAGGCAGCGGCCGACCGATGTCCGCCGCTGTGCGCCAGGCCGATCAGCCGGCCTCGCCCGGTGCAGCCTTGGGCGTACGGGCCATGCGCTTGGGCCTTGCCGCCTTTGCCGGCTTTTCGCCATCGGCGGCGGCGGGTGCGTCGCTGGAGGCGCTGGCCTCGGACCCGGACGCCGCGGGCTGATCCTTGCCGAACAGCCCAAGCTTGCCGCGTGGCCTTACCGCGGGCTTGGCAGCGGCCGCAACGGACGCATCTACCTCAGGCGATGCCTGAGGCGCTGCTGCAGACGTAGCCTGCTCGGCCGCAGCGTCCACGGCGGCGCCGCCCTTTGCTGGTTTGCCGAGCTTCGCAGCGGTAGTCCTGGATGCACCGGACTTGGTAGCTGCGGGCTTGGGTGCGGCAGACTTGGGGGCAGCGGCCTTGCGAACCTTCGGCTTGTCCGCCGGCGCGGCGCCCTCCTGAGGCTGGGCATCGGGGGTGTTGGTCTCGGCGGTACCGGCGGTGTCTGCTCCACCAGCGCGCTTCTTTTGTGCGCGCGGTTTGGGTGCCGTCTTTACGCGCGAACGCTGTGACGTCTTCGCCGGTTCGGCGGCAGCAGCGGGTTCAGGCGCGATGATCGCATCGTCAGTGGCGACTGTCTGTTCGGTCGGCACCGAGGCAGCGCGCGATGCCGCCTTTCCGCCGCGCACCTTGGGTCCGGCCTTGCGTCCGGCGGGACGCTTGGCAGCAGGCGGGGTCTGCGCCGATCCGGATGCATCATCCGTGGCAGAGGCCGTGCCGGCAGGAGCGCCTGCCTTGGCTGCGGCACTCGGACGCGAGCCCAACCCGATCCTCTCGGCAATGCCTCGGCGCATTGCCGCAAATTCAGGTGCGACCATCGGATAGTTGTCCGCAAGGCCATAGCGTTGGCGGTAAGTCTCCGGCGTCAACCCATGACTTGTGAGATGGCGCTTGAGCGTCTTGTACGGCTTTCCGTCGATGAGGCTCAGAATATGCGAAGGCGACGACAGGCTCTTGCGCACGGAAACGGCCGGCGTATAGGACACGTCTTCGATCGCAGGCACCTCAGGGGCCGCATCTTCGGTCAAGGCCTGGCGGGTTGCACGGATCAATGCCGGAAGATCTTCGGAACCGACAGTGTTGTTGGCGAGATATGCGCTCAAAAGCTGGACGGTAAGCGACGTAACGTCAGCGGGATTTTCGAGTTCAGGCATTGCAGGCGGTGCTCCCGGTAGTCTGTCGATCGTTGAGGGAAGTGGCGACCCGGCACCCTTCACGCTCGCGGGCTCACAAATCAAGTAGAAAAGCGCGCCTTTCAAATCCTTGACCCGTCGCGCATTGTACCGGTGACGCGAGCGATTGTGCCGTACCTTCGCATTGCAATTCTGATTACATGGGTATCCCCCGGGCGGGGACTGCCGATCCCGCCACGGCCATTGTGGCGAGCGACGTGCAGTTTGCGGGAGGCCGGGTGCAATCGGTGCACTTGCTGGCGGCGGCGTTGTCAATCATAGCCCGTCTCGCCTTTCAGGCATCCTCTCCCAAACTATTACGGCCGGCTTTAAGCCGGCCTTTTTTTCGGGCCTCGCCCTGCCGATTGCGAGTACCAGCGCTACGCAAATCCGGATCTGTGTCTCAGAACATCGTTCCAGTCATTGAGACCATGCCAGGGCATGACGATCCGCGCATCGCGTGTACCGACACGCCCCCCGAGCGCCCCGCTGTCCTGGCTCTCGGCCCGGAAGGCGTCTCGCGCGCGCCTCGCAGCCTGCACTCCGGCGTGATCAGCATCCGGTAGCAGAACGATGCGCGCGACATTGGCGGGGACGCGGACCCATGCGAAGCGAGCGCTGCCCAGAACCGCCCAGACCGGTATTTCCAGCAGGATCGAGGCGGCCAGTGCAGTCTCGATCCCTTCCGCCAGCCCGAGCACCTCGCCATGTGCGTATGTTCGCACGGCGCCCGCGCCGGGACGGCCGAGCATGCGCCGTGCTGGCCTCAGGTCCATGCACAACCTGCTGCGAGGAAGATCGAGAAAGCAGCGCTGGACCGCAAGCGTTCCGCACTCATCGCTTATGCGCGCGATCATCGCCGGACGCCGCGCAAGCTGCCCGGCGACGCGGACCGGGGTGCATGGATGATACCGAAGCTGCGCGCAGGACGTGAAGATACCGCGCGCCTCGAGATAGGCGGCTGCAGGCGAGCCCTGCAGGGCGTGTGCTTCGTCCCACAAGGCCCGCGCACGCGCGCGAACCCAGTTATCATTTCCATCCTTGGCCCGCGCCGCGCTCTCCCTATCGAGGAGCCGGCCGGTCAGGGCCGAGGCCAGGGTGCAGCGTACTGCCGCGATCACCGTCTGCTGATCGCATCCTGCAAAACAGTGGAACAGCAGACGGCGTTCGCCGATGCGGACCGAAAGGCTGGGAGTCCGGTCAGGGTGGGCCGGACACAGGCACATGCCTCGACCGCCCGACCACTTTCCGCCGAGGCGCGTCACGAGGGCATTGCCGGCGACCTCGAGGGCATCCTGTGTCATTGGCTGTCCTCGACACCCCGGCTTCAGGATACCTCACCGATCGGCAGAGCACCGCAGACAGGGGAGTTGGCAATACGCACCGCAGCGAGCAGGTGACGGCGGATCTCGCGGCGCCCCAGCCCGAAGCGGGACGCGATCTGTGCAGAAGGCATGTCGTGATGCAGTCGGAGCGCAAGAATGGCCGCGGTCATCGGCGGCATCGCCGGCAAAGTCCGGGCAAGGTTGGGCCCTGGCCATGTGGCGGGGGTATAGAGATCGGCCGGCACGTGCACCCAGGCCTTGACCTCAAAGCCGGCGGCGACGCGCCGGGCCTGAGGATCCTGGTCATCGATCCGGAAGGTGCGTGGACGGCCACCGTTCCGATCGCTGGCGGCAGCCAGCAGCGCCTCGCCGGGCGGCAGGGTCGCTTCGAGGTACTCCTGCATTGCAGCCAAGCGCGGATCGCCCGCGAATGTGCGGCGACAGGCTTCGGCGAGAGATAAGAGAAGTCGGGCAATTGTTGGAGAAGTCATAACGGATGCCTCCTTGCGAGGGGTTTCAGTAAGGAAGGAGCATCAACCGCTCCTTCCACCTGCCCACATCCACCTCCCCTTCCCGGCGCCAGCGCCCGCGGGCGCTGGCGGGCATTCGTCGTGCCGCGACCTCCGCATGCCGGTATAAGGGCCGGGCAGGACGCCTGCTCGCTCTTCAGGTTGCCATATGATTGCGATTCCATGACACTGCGCTGCCACCACCGGACACGAGTATCTGGATCCGGCCGGCAGACAGGAGGGTCTGGCTGCAGTGATACAGCTGAGCATAACGCTCGATCTCGACCTTTATCGGGATCGACTGCTGTTACTTACGCTTCGGCAGCGCCAGTGCATGGTGCTCAT is a window encoding:
- a CDS encoding type II toxin-antitoxin system HipA family toxin, with amino-acid sequence MTLILNVWLEASAEPIGRLVKADDSSLAFAYTPEWLANSAQHTLSLSLPLGDEPFGDVPVRAFFDNLLQENNLLETVIRREGIDRGDIAALLAHVGADCAGAVSVLPLDHPPIKRPGRIQGDYDPLDEATFAEIVDRLATGRPLPGELRDPSPVAGVRPKISLTGLPDGRFAIPKPGSGAPTTHILKLPDPQHRHEARDEAFVTLLAAECGFNVGSSVASTIGGFDVLLIRRFDRHLEDGMVRRLHQEDFAQAAGLPAELKYQRKGTPPRCFDAATIGRILEATDRPAQSRETFLRMTLFNLLVGNNDNHAKNNALLHGPGGSITLAPFYDLVPVQTVAGFREDFAFHIGDAKVPAELTRSDLLTFCQTIGLPPQGAEKILARASRNLVERIETLSANFSADMGALDRLFGETAGELVLLLGLDIELRERDAHVVSGGGWALS
- a CDS encoding helix-turn-helix transcriptional regulator translates to MPKETDAARLLREMQDRDALIKSLDSAVHQANLAPFMPDINAAIEKLKQPLFQDTIRRIQQGPAQSAVEIARGLTQAIATGSLEPAHDRPKVAAKTQGSTTGIRTAADLGALIRKARKAMKLNQAEFAQHAGVGRRFVSELESGKGTLEIDKVIACALAAGIDISARSRSS
- a CDS encoding HU family DNA-binding protein, which translates into the protein MYESQPRAPFRQARSTGRTAMNNSDLADAIANDAGITKADARKIVDAVFVAIGDAAAKGDEISLNGFGKFKIKDTPEREGRNPATGEAMTIKAARKLTFAPAKAVKDKLNG
- a CDS encoding MucR family transcriptional regulator codes for the protein MPELENPADVTSLTVQLLSAYLANNTVGSEDLPALIRATRQALTEDAAPEVPAIEDVSYTPAVSVRKSLSSPSHILSLIDGKPYKTLKRHLTSHGLTPETYRQRYGLADNYPMVAPEFAAMRRGIAERIGLGSRPSAAAKAGAPAGTASATDDASGSAQTPPAAKRPAGRKAGPKVRGGKAASRAASVPTEQTVATDDAIIAPEPAAAAEPAKTSQRSRVKTAPKPRAQKKRAGGADTAGTAETNTPDAQPQEGAAPADKPKVRKAAAPKSAAPKPAATKSGASRTTAAKLGKPAKGGAAVDAAAEQATSAAAPQASPEVDASVAAAAKPAVRPRGKLGLFGKDQPAASGSEASASSDAPAAADGEKPAKAARPKRMARTPKAAPGEAG
- a CDS encoding DUF7146 domain-containing protein, with the translated sequence MTQDALEVAGNALVTRLGGKWSGGRGMCLCPAHPDRTPSLSVRIGERRLLFHCFAGCDQQTVIAAVRCTLASALTGRLLDRESAARAKDGNDNWVRARARALWDEAHALQGSPAAAYLEARGIFTSCAQLRYHPCTPVRVAGQLARRPAMIARISDECGTLAVQRCFLDLPRSRLCMDLRPARRMLGRPGAGAVRTYAHGEVLGLAEGIETALAASILLEIPVWAVLGSARFAWVRVPANVARIVLLPDADHAGVQAARRARDAFRAESQDSGALGGRVGTRDARIVMPWHGLNDWNDVLRHRSGFA